One genomic region from Vicinamibacteria bacterium encodes:
- a CDS encoding tripartite tricarboxylate transporter permease, whose protein sequence is MPELELALSLMTDPLVIGLVIAGTLGGVLVGALPGLSSSMAVALLLPFSLYLEPVPAIALLSALYCAGTFGGSITAILINAPGAPPAVATAFDGYPMARQGEAGRALGMAAFASTIGGIFSVIVLLFAAPLLARLAYGFGPPEYFALAVLGLSMLSSIGGESPLKNLIGGCLGLMIATVGVDLTTGVERFVFGVPELYDGIDFIPVLIGLFAVTEMLSQAGRAGPPLVSLGLSATKLPTRDDLRRVRGTIFRSCCIGTFVGILPAEGSTMAAMIGYNEAKRWSKEPEKFGKGAIEGVAGPEAANNAATGGSMVPTLALGIPGSATAAVIMGGLQVHGLRPGPYLFEEQPGLLYGIFFSMLLANLLFLVVGIAGAKLFARISLVPGTLLWPAVFVLSLIGAYGVEQSMVDVWVMLTAGFLGFVLKRHGFGPAPIIMGLVLGGLVETSLAQSMILFDNRWTQFSTRPVALVFFVLALGSILTSAVRAIRRGGESS, encoded by the coding sequence ATGCCTGAACTGGAGCTCGCGCTATCGTTGATGACGGATCCGCTCGTCATCGGCCTGGTCATTGCGGGAACGCTCGGCGGGGTCCTCGTCGGGGCGCTGCCCGGCCTGTCCTCGTCGATGGCGGTGGCCCTGCTGCTTCCGTTCTCGCTGTATCTCGAGCCGGTTCCCGCGATCGCGCTCCTCTCGGCCCTGTACTGCGCGGGAACGTTCGGAGGGTCGATCACCGCGATTCTCATCAACGCTCCCGGCGCGCCACCCGCCGTCGCGACAGCCTTCGACGGGTATCCCATGGCGCGCCAGGGGGAGGCGGGTAGAGCGTTGGGCATGGCGGCTTTCGCATCGACGATCGGCGGCATCTTCAGCGTAATCGTGCTGCTCTTTGCCGCTCCGCTGCTCGCGCGCCTCGCCTATGGTTTCGGCCCTCCCGAGTACTTTGCCCTCGCCGTTCTCGGCCTTTCGATGCTCTCGTCGATCGGTGGCGAGTCTCCGCTGAAGAACCTCATCGGAGGGTGCCTCGGCTTGATGATTGCCACCGTCGGCGTCGATCTCACCACGGGTGTGGAGCGCTTCGTTTTCGGTGTGCCCGAGCTCTACGACGGAATCGATTTCATTCCCGTTCTCATCGGCCTCTTTGCGGTCACGGAAATGCTTTCTCAGGCGGGGCGGGCCGGACCCCCACTCGTAAGCCTGGGCCTTTCGGCCACGAAGCTACCAACACGAGACGACCTTCGAAGAGTCAGAGGCACGATCTTTCGCTCCTGCTGCATCGGAACCTTCGTGGGGATCCTTCCCGCCGAGGGCAGCACCATGGCGGCCATGATCGGCTACAACGAGGCCAAACGCTGGTCGAAGGAGCCGGAGAAGTTCGGAAAGGGGGCGATCGAAGGCGTTGCCGGACCCGAGGCGGCGAACAACGCAGCCACGGGAGGCTCGATGGTGCCCACGCTCGCCCTCGGAATTCCCGGCAGCGCGACCGCGGCGGTCATCATGGGGGGCCTCCAGGTGCACGGACTTCGGCCCGGGCCCTACCTGTTCGAGGAGCAGCCCGGACTTCTCTACGGAATCTTCTTCTCCATGCTTCTGGCGAACCTTCTGTTTCTCGTCGTCGGCATCGCCGGCGCCAAGCTCTTCGCCCGAATCAGTCTCGTTCCCGGAACGCTCCTGTGGCCGGCGGTTTTCGTGCTCTCCCTGATCGGGGCCTACGGTGTGGAACAGTCGATGGTCGATGTTTGGGTGATGCTCACCGCCGGATTTCTGGGCTTCGTCCTCAAGCGGCATGGCTTCGGCCCCGCACCGATCATCATGGGGCTGGTTCTCGGGGGATTGGTGGAGACATCGCTCGCGCAGTCCATGATCCTCTTCGATAATCGATGGACGCAGTTCTCGACGCGTCCGGTGGCTCTCGTTTTCTTCGTGCTGGCCCTCGGGAGTATCCTGACGTCCGCCGTCCGCGCGATCCGGCGCGGAGGGGAGTCGAGCTAG
- a CDS encoding tripartite tricarboxylate transporter TctB family protein, with translation MEGDKPSSESKLAHPDVVAGLVLIAACAAALGSTTTFREVPAMLSQNVPPTFFPRLILSVITILSLTLIVTARRRGRPRRDTIPPRVFLTAILLVGAALLVPRLGMLVTVVLVAVVLPFSWGERRPLRVVGLAFGLALAIHVVFVLGLGLRFPRGAFWEVWGG, from the coding sequence GTGGAAGGAGACAAGCCCTCATCCGAAAGCAAGCTGGCTCACCCGGACGTCGTCGCCGGCCTCGTTCTGATAGCCGCTTGCGCCGCCGCGCTCGGGAGCACGACGACGTTTCGCGAGGTTCCGGCCATGCTCTCGCAGAACGTGCCGCCGACGTTCTTCCCGAGGTTGATTCTCTCCGTCATCACAATCTTGAGCCTCACCCTCATCGTCACGGCAAGGCGACGTGGCAGACCACGCCGCGACACGATCCCACCGAGAGTTTTCCTGACCGCGATCCTGCTCGTTGGCGCCGCGCTGCTCGTGCCACGTTTGGGAATGCTCGTCACCGTCGTACTGGTCGCGGTGGTGCTTCCGTTTAGCTGGGGAGAGAGGCGTCCGCTACGAGTCGTCGGCCTCGCCTTCGGACTGGCTCTCGCCATTCATGTCGTCTTCGTCCTCGGCCTGGGATTGCGTTTTCCGAGGGGCGCCTTCTGGGAGGTGTGGGGAGGGTGA
- a CDS encoding tripartite tricarboxylate transporter substrate binding protein: MFQSMLVIAGLIGWLIAASGRGEAAQNTFPSRPVDIVTHASPGGGTDMTARTMLIGARDALGVSMAVVPKVGGGGLVAMSYVASQPRDGYTVMGITPTHLYAIARGQGPLRIEDLVGVARAADDPIVVMVRAASDLETLDDLLALGRRRPIKWGATQIGGVDHIAGAMLAELARTELSVVPFGGGGEIVTNLMGGIIDAAGLNLTEGLDQIRRGDFRALAVMAEHRMEAIAEVPTTVELGYDAQFSTVRGYVVLAGTPPERIEALEHALLKGLSHPAYQTYLKGAGLDSGSVAGREVWDAQIGRMYQQARTAMVRLGIVPN; encoded by the coding sequence GTGTTCCAATCGATGTTGGTGATCGCGGGATTGATTGGCTGGCTCATCGCGGCCTCGGGCAGGGGAGAGGCCGCCCAGAATACCTTTCCCTCGCGCCCCGTCGATATCGTGACGCATGCCTCGCCCGGAGGCGGCACGGACATGACGGCGCGGACGATGCTCATCGGGGCTCGGGACGCGCTCGGCGTGAGCATGGCCGTGGTGCCCAAGGTCGGAGGTGGCGGCCTCGTTGCCATGAGCTATGTCGCGTCGCAGCCGCGCGACGGCTATACCGTCATGGGAATCACACCCACGCACCTGTATGCCATCGCTCGGGGACAGGGGCCGTTGAGGATCGAGGATCTGGTCGGCGTCGCGCGAGCGGCGGACGATCCCATCGTCGTCATGGTCCGGGCAGCGAGCGACCTCGAGACCCTCGATGATCTTCTCGCTCTTGGCCGGCGGCGTCCCATCAAGTGGGGCGCGACTCAGATCGGAGGCGTCGATCACATCGCCGGGGCCATGCTCGCCGAGCTCGCGCGTACCGAGCTCAGCGTCGTGCCGTTCGGAGGCGGCGGCGAGATCGTGACCAATCTCATGGGCGGCATCATCGACGCCGCGGGATTGAACCTGACCGAGGGGTTGGATCAGATTCGGCGCGGTGACTTTCGCGCCCTTGCGGTCATGGCGGAGCATCGCATGGAGGCGATCGCGGAGGTGCCCACCACGGTCGAGCTCGGCTACGACGCCCAGTTCTCCACCGTTCGGGGCTACGTCGTCCTCGCGGGAACGCCCCCTGAGCGAATCGAAGCCCTCGAGCACGCCTTGTTGAAGGGGCTGTCCCACCCCGCCTACCAGACCTATCTGAAAGGCGCAGGCCTCGACTCCGGCTCGGTCGCCGGACGCGAGGTCTGGGACGCTCAGATCGGCCGCATGTACCAACAGGCGCGAACGGCGATGGTACGGCTGGGGATCGTCCCCAACTGA